A window of the Calditrichia bacterium genome harbors these coding sequences:
- a CDS encoding uracil-DNA glycosylase encodes MSDLREKLAAFLQWNQDLYGKEWFIEQKVSELEKFRQEIEHCTKCPLHQSRTNFVFGDGNENADIMFIGEAPGAEEDKQGLPFVGRSGQLLNKILAHFNMRREDVFIANILKSRPPGNRDPLPEEVAACIPYLHRQIELISPKVLIALGRVAGQNLLRTDAPLRELRGKFHDFRGIPLFITYHPAYILRNMSAMDDAISDFSTVLAKISSEKE; translated from the coding sequence ATGAGTGATTTACGGGAAAAACTCGCCGCATTTTTGCAATGGAATCAGGATTTATATGGAAAGGAATGGTTTATCGAACAAAAAGTGAGTGAATTGGAAAAATTCCGGCAGGAAATTGAGCATTGCACAAAATGCCCGCTGCACCAATCGCGAACCAATTTTGTGTTTGGCGATGGCAACGAAAACGCGGATATCATGTTTATCGGCGAGGCACCGGGTGCGGAAGAAGACAAACAGGGATTGCCGTTTGTGGGACGTTCCGGTCAGTTGCTGAACAAAATTTTGGCACATTTCAACATGCGTCGGGAAGATGTGTTTATCGCCAACATTTTAAAATCGCGACCGCCGGGGAATCGCGATCCGTTGCCGGAGGAAGTTGCCGCCTGCATCCCGTATTTGCACCGGCAAATTGAATTGATTTCGCCAAAAGTGCTGATCGCGCTCGGTCGCGTTGCCGGACAAAATTTGCTCCGAACCGATGCACCGTTGCGGGAGCTGCGCGGTAAATTTCATGATTTCCGGGGAATACCGCTGTTTATCACTTATCATCCGGCGTATATTTTGCGAAATATGTCGGCAATGGACGACGCGATTTCCGATTTTAGCACGGTTTTGGCAAAAATATCATCAGAAAAAGAATAA